One genomic segment of Brevibacillus laterosporus LMG 15441 includes these proteins:
- a CDS encoding phosphate ABC transporter substrate-binding protein, with the protein MKKISSIFMASMLSVGLLLTGCGAGGTSNATAPATPAPATTETKPDTNTASSGSITAVGSTAMQPLVEQAAKKFMEKNQQVQIQVQGGGSGTGLSQVANGAATIGNSDIFAEEKKGIPADQLVDHKIAVVGMAAVIHPKAGVDNLTKQQVIDIFTGKVTNWKEVGGADQKITLVNRPKNSGTRATFVQYALDGAEEAEGITEDSSGTVRKIIAETPGAIGYLGTSYLNDTVKAVKLDGVEATTENIVTNKYKVWAYQHMYTKGEPTGAQKDFLDFMTSDEVQTGIVQELKYIPASAMKVERTAKGEITQK; encoded by the coding sequence TTGAAAAAGATTTCATCCATTTTTATGGCAAGTATGCTATCTGTAGGGTTATTGTTAACTGGCTGTGGAGCAGGAGGCACTTCTAATGCGACAGCACCGGCTACACCAGCACCAGCTACAACCGAAACGAAACCAGATACGAATACAGCCAGCAGCGGTTCTATTACAGCTGTAGGGTCCACAGCCATGCAGCCGTTAGTAGAGCAGGCAGCTAAGAAATTTATGGAGAAAAATCAGCAAGTGCAAATTCAAGTGCAAGGTGGGGGGAGTGGCACCGGTTTAAGCCAGGTGGCCAATGGTGCAGCTACTATCGGAAACTCTGATATTTTTGCAGAAGAAAAGAAAGGCATTCCTGCTGACCAATTAGTGGATCACAAAATTGCTGTAGTAGGTATGGCAGCTGTGATTCATCCTAAGGCAGGTGTAGATAATCTAACAAAGCAACAAGTAATTGATATTTTCACGGGTAAAGTAACCAACTGGAAGGAAGTCGGTGGAGCAGACCAAAAGATTACATTGGTCAACCGTCCGAAGAACTCTGGTACTCGTGCTACATTCGTGCAATACGCTCTGGATGGTGCAGAGGAGGCTGAAGGAATCACGGAGGATTCTTCCGGCACGGTTCGCAAAATTATCGCAGAAACTCCAGGAGCAATCGGTTACCTTGGCACTTCCTATCTCAATGATACTGTAAAAGCAGTAAAACTAGATGGTGTAGAAGCAACGACAGAAAACATCGTAACAAATAAATATAAAGTGTGGGCTTATCAGCACATGTATACAAAAGGTGAGCCAACAGGCGCGCAAAAAGATTTCTTGGATTTCATGACAAGTGACGAAGTACAAACAGGAATCGTACAAGAGCTGAAATATATCCCAGCATCCGCCATGAAGGTGGAAAGAACAGCGAAGGGTGAGATTACACAAAAATAG
- the pstC gene encoding phosphate ABC transporter permease subunit PstC codes for MRNPATAKKLSDRFHINKKHAWEEKAGKLITAVCAGLLGLLTLSILYFIASRGLATFMVDGVSVSQFFTGTKWDPEAEPGQFGAVAFILGSFGVTLIATLIAAPLGIGAAVYMTEIAPRFGQKVLKPVMELLVGIPSVVYGYVGLTLLVPFLRSQFDILGFSLLAGGIVLAVMILPTVTSVAADAIATVPQELRNASLALGATRWQTIRHVVLYTARSGCLTGVVLGMARAFGEALAVQMVIGNTLKLPGGLFDPSITLTSGITLNMGNTIPGTPYHNALWSMCLVLLAMSLLFILVVRLIGRKKGAK; via the coding sequence ATGAGAAACCCCGCTACTGCCAAAAAACTTTCCGACCGGTTCCATATCAATAAAAAACATGCATGGGAAGAAAAAGCAGGGAAGCTAATTACAGCTGTCTGTGCGGGATTGTTAGGCCTTCTAACGCTCTCCATCCTCTATTTTATTGCTTCACGCGGCCTCGCTACCTTTATGGTGGACGGGGTTAGCGTGTCGCAATTTTTTACCGGTACAAAATGGGACCCAGAAGCAGAGCCCGGCCAATTTGGGGCAGTAGCTTTTATACTAGGTTCCTTTGGGGTTACCCTGATTGCAACATTAATTGCAGCCCCGCTAGGCATAGGAGCGGCTGTGTATATGACAGAGATTGCGCCAAGATTTGGCCAAAAAGTATTGAAGCCAGTTATGGAGCTGTTAGTTGGAATACCATCGGTGGTATACGGCTATGTAGGTCTTACCTTGCTTGTTCCGTTTCTTCGCAGTCAATTTGATATTTTAGGATTTAGCTTACTTGCAGGGGGAATTGTCCTAGCAGTTATGATCCTGCCGACTGTGACCAGTGTTGCCGCTGATGCAATCGCAACTGTGCCACAGGAATTACGCAATGCCTCGCTTGCATTAGGTGCCACTCGCTGGCAAACAATTCGCCATGTTGTGCTATATACAGCACGGTCTGGCTGTCTGACAGGTGTTGTTCTTGGTATGGCTCGGGCCTTCGGTGAGGCGCTAGCTGTTCAAATGGTTATTGGAAATACGTTGAAGCTGCCTGGAGGTTTATTCGATCCGTCGATTACACTGACAAGTGGTATCACATTAAATATGGGAAATACGATCCCAGGTACTCCTTATCATAATGCGCTTTGGTCCATGTGCTTAGTTTTGTTGGCTATGTCCCTATTATTTATCCTAGTGGTTCGCTTAATCGGTAGAAAGAAGGGGGCCAAATAA
- a CDS encoding cytochrome d ubiquinol oxidase subunit II — MTLALLGITILWIFLYGYLIVASIDFGAGFFAYYSRRRKKDHIVNGIIQRYLSPVWEVTNVFLIFFIVGIVGFFPDTAYYYGTALLIPGSLALVLVSLRGSFYAFAHYGARDSTLYYGIYGITGLLIPAALSTVLVASEGGFIVEEGRKIHLLMGKMLATPYTYAVIFLALVSVLFISATFLTFYANKAGDKDATKMLHSYAMIWSLPTIIASLLVFWTIQMHNPEHYAKMVENGWFFFVSFVSFLIATFLLYKRRAYGWAFIAVMLQFFFAFFGYGKAHLPYLLYPYITINDSINSPEMGKALVVGFIAGLCLLVPSLILLMRLFLFDAKYVKGDKKN; from the coding sequence ATGACGCTTGCATTGCTTGGGATCACCATTCTGTGGATTTTCCTGTATGGTTATCTGATCGTTGCTTCCATTGACTTTGGAGCGGGATTCTTTGCTTACTATTCTAGACGCCGCAAGAAGGACCACATCGTAAACGGAATTATTCAGCGCTATCTGTCCCCTGTCTGGGAAGTTACAAATGTGTTTCTGATCTTCTTTATTGTAGGGATTGTCGGATTCTTCCCGGACACGGCTTACTATTACGGCACAGCGTTGCTAATTCCCGGTAGTTTAGCTTTAGTGCTGGTGTCTTTACGCGGTTCTTTCTATGCTTTTGCGCATTACGGGGCTAGGGACAGTACCCTTTATTATGGAATTTATGGAATTACGGGTCTGTTGATTCCTGCTGCTTTATCTACCGTTCTAGTAGCATCGGAGGGTGGATTTATTGTAGAAGAGGGCAGGAAAATTCATCTATTAATGGGCAAAATGCTGGCAACTCCTTATACTTATGCGGTTATATTTCTTGCTTTAGTCAGCGTATTATTTATTAGCGCAACCTTTTTGACCTTTTATGCTAATAAAGCAGGAGATAAGGATGCGACCAAGATGTTACACTCCTATGCAATGATCTGGTCCCTTCCAACTATTATTGCCAGCTTGCTTGTGTTTTGGACCATTCAAATGCATAATCCAGAGCATTATGCCAAAATGGTGGAAAACGGATGGTTTTTCTTTGTTTCTTTTGTTTCGTTTCTGATAGCGACCTTTTTATTGTATAAACGACGTGCGTATGGCTGGGCGTTTATTGCGGTCATGCTACAATTTTTCTTTGCTTTCTTTGGATATGGCAAAGCGCATTTACCTTACTTGTTGTATCCCTACATCACAATTAACGATAGTATTAACAGTCCAGAGATGGGGAAGGCGCTAGTCGTTGGGTTCATAGCCGGGCTATGTTTATTAGTTCCTTCGCTCATTTTGTTGATGAGGCTCTTCTTATTTGATGCTAAATACGTCAAAGGTGATAAGAAAAACTAG
- the pstA gene encoding phosphate ABC transporter permease PstA, with product MTNKQKDKLATLLLTGIAVLLIAVLIGLLGFVISKGAAKLNWDFITSPPDMLNAGGGIGPQLFNSLYLLVLTMCFAVPIGLGAGIYLAEYAPDRKWVQMIRMSIEVLSSLPSIVVGMFGLLLFVSMTGWGYSLISGALALTVFNLPLLVRITEDALRSVPQDQKEASYALGVTKWKTIVSVLLPTALPGLVTGFVLASGRVFGEAAALLFTAGMTSPDIQFHNLNLSSPSSPWNVFRPAESLAVHIWKINAEGLVADAREIADGAAAILVIAVLLFNGGARWFGRWLHKRLTKIAA from the coding sequence ATGACTAACAAACAAAAGGATAAGCTCGCCACCCTCTTACTCACTGGAATTGCTGTTCTCTTAATTGCTGTGTTGATCGGTCTTTTGGGTTTTGTGATTAGCAAGGGGGCAGCAAAATTAAATTGGGACTTTATCACTTCCCCGCCAGACATGCTAAACGCAGGTGGAGGAATTGGTCCTCAGCTATTTAACTCGCTATATTTATTGGTCTTAACGATGTGCTTCGCTGTTCCTATTGGGCTTGGTGCAGGAATTTATCTGGCAGAATATGCGCCAGACCGCAAGTGGGTGCAAATGATTCGCATGTCTATTGAGGTGCTGTCTTCGCTACCGTCGATCGTTGTAGGTATGTTTGGGTTGTTACTGTTTGTAAGCATGACAGGCTGGGGATATTCATTGATCTCTGGGGCGTTGGCTCTGACTGTATTTAATCTGCCGTTACTTGTTCGGATTACAGAGGATGCCCTGCGTTCTGTCCCACAGGATCAGAAGGAAGCTAGCTATGCATTAGGTGTAACGAAATGGAAAACAATCGTTTCCGTTCTATTACCTACTGCGTTGCCCGGCTTGGTTACGGGATTTGTACTTGCTTCAGGTCGCGTATTTGGGGAAGCGGCAGCACTACTGTTTACAGCGGGTATGACCTCTCCTGATATTCAATTTCATAATTTAAATCTAAGTAGCCCATCTTCTCCATGGAATGTATTTCGTCCAGCAGAGTCATTAGCTGTACACATCTGGAAAATTAATGCGGAGGGTCTCGTTGCAGATGCGCGAGAAATTGCGGATGGAGCGGCGGCCATTCTGGTGATCGCAGTTCTTCTGTTTAATGGTGGGGCACGTTGGTTTGGTCGTTGGTTGCACAAGCGTTTGACCAAAATTGCCGCCTAA
- a CDS encoding rhodanese-like domain-containing protein — protein MNNFVREVTPEEVLTKLKEEAAIQIIDVREPEEWVAGHIEEAILIPLNDVPASLDRFDTSKEIIMVCRSGARSYHACEFLKHNGIEAVNMEGGMLAWPGEIAR, from the coding sequence ATGAATAATTTCGTAAGGGAAGTTACACCTGAAGAGGTGTTGACGAAATTAAAGGAGGAGGCTGCTATTCAAATTATTGATGTGCGAGAGCCAGAAGAGTGGGTGGCAGGTCACATTGAAGAAGCGATCCTAATTCCCTTAAATGATGTTCCAGCATCTCTGGACCGATTTGATACTTCCAAAGAAATCATCATGGTATGCCGCAGTGGAGCAAGAAGCTACCATGCTTGCGAGTTTTTAAAGCATAATGGAATTGAAGCAGTCAATATGGAGGGCGGCATGCTCGCTTGGCCAGGAGAGATTGCTCGCTAA
- the pstB gene encoding phosphate ABC transporter ATP-binding protein PstB: MPITIAQTKAIIEAESLSVFYGDKHAVKNIHIQMQRNTVTALIGPSGCGKSSFLRTINRMNEEIKGCRVTGRLLLDGANIYEPSVKKEGLRQSVGMLFQRANPFQKSIYENIAFAPRHHGTTNKAELNDIVEESLRKAALWDEVKDRLNDSALALSGGQQQRLCLARAIAMKPEILLLDEPCSALDPISTSKIEELIIQLKHDYTIVIVTHNMHQAVRVADETAFFLMGELVEKASTDKLFNNPKRAETEDYLSGRFG; encoded by the coding sequence ATGCCAATAACAATTGCCCAAACAAAAGCGATTATTGAAGCAGAGAGCTTGTCCGTTTTTTATGGCGACAAGCATGCTGTAAAAAATATTCACATCCAAATGCAACGCAATACCGTAACAGCCTTAATCGGTCCGTCCGGCTGTGGGAAATCTAGCTTTCTACGCACGATTAATCGCATGAATGAAGAGATTAAAGGCTGTCGTGTGACAGGAAGACTTTTGCTAGATGGAGCGAATATCTATGAGCCTTCTGTAAAAAAAGAGGGATTGCGTCAATCGGTCGGAATGCTGTTTCAGCGTGCTAATCCCTTTCAAAAATCCATTTATGAAAACATTGCATTTGCACCGCGCCATCACGGGACTACTAATAAAGCTGAATTAAACGATATAGTGGAAGAAAGTTTACGAAAGGCTGCCTTATGGGATGAAGTGAAGGATCGGCTGAATGATTCCGCTCTAGCTCTGTCAGGAGGTCAACAGCAACGGCTGTGCTTAGCACGTGCAATCGCAATGAAGCCGGAAATCCTGCTTTTAGATGAACCTTGTTCAGCGTTGGACCCAATTTCTACCTCGAAGATTGAAGAGCTTATCATCCAATTGAAACACGATTATACGATTGTCATTGTGACTCATAATATGCACCAGGCTGTACGAGTAGCAGATGAGACGGCTTTCTTTCTCATGGGAGAGCTAGTGGAGAAAGCCTCCACTGACAAATTATTCAATAACCCTAAGAGGGCAGAGACAGAAGATTATCTGAGCGGTCGTTTTGGGTAA
- a CDS encoding SCO family protein: MEDVTAGSLYRKWLPIFGVIIILIAVGSVLYKSYFSTADMPIIKKVQDFTLERMDGQNVKLSDSNGKVRLISFIFLRCPDVCPLTTQHMVDLQNELKETGMYGKDIEFISVTFDYENDTPEALQKYAKAVQADPSGWQFLRGPDDIMKPILNDFWIGAEKQKDGLYVHTMKTFLLDKNQNIRQIYGMADDMDKEKILREMKKLVKE, encoded by the coding sequence ATGGAGGATGTAACAGCAGGGAGTCTCTATCGAAAGTGGTTGCCCATCTTTGGAGTCATTATTATTCTGATTGCTGTAGGCAGTGTTTTGTACAAAAGCTATTTTTCAACGGCTGATATGCCAATTATTAAGAAAGTTCAAGATTTTACACTGGAGCGGATGGATGGGCAGAATGTCAAGCTTTCCGATTCCAATGGTAAAGTCCGTCTCATCTCATTCATTTTTTTGCGTTGTCCCGATGTCTGTCCGCTAACCACACAGCATATGGTGGATTTACAGAATGAATTAAAAGAAACTGGGATGTATGGAAAAGACATAGAATTCATTTCTGTCACTTTTGATTATGAAAACGATACTCCTGAAGCTTTACAGAAATATGCGAAAGCAGTTCAAGCCGATCCTAGCGGCTGGCAATTCCTACGTGGTCCAGATGATATTATGAAGCCAATATTAAATGATTTTTGGATTGGTGCAGAGAAGCAAAAGGATGGCCTCTATGTACATACTATGAAAACATTCCTTTTAGACAAAAATCAAAATATTCGTCAGATATACGGTATGGCGGATGATATGGACAAAGAAAAGATTTTACGTGAAATGAAAAAACTAGTTAAAGAGTAA